The sequence tctttgCCCTGCAGGGCTGCCCAGGGACTGCCAAGAGCTGTTTGAAGACGGAGAACGGCAAAGTGGACTGTTCCAGATCCAGCCACAGGGGTCCCTGCCGTTCCTGGTTAACTGCAAGATGACCTCAGGTAGGATGCGCTGGCCCACCAGGGCACCCCGAATATCATGGCCCCTGTTGTCTTTCTGTCAAATGCAGCGTACCTCCCTTGCTCCCATTCCCTTCTGGGTTCTGGGGACAGTGATCTAGGCTGGACCCCCAGCTTGCTGGCCAGCCCACAGTATTCCTTCCTTTGATCTCATTCCTCCAGTCCTGCTGGGATGAATGAGGGGAGCATTGCCCTCCCTCAGTTTGGAGGTAGCTTGGGGTTTGGGAGCCAGATGGAGGAGTTGGGGTCCCCTGTGAGAAGGGTCCTCCTGTGAACTTGTACCTCTCTTGGCAGATGGAGGCTGGACCGTAATTCAGAGGCGCCAGGATGGCTCTGTGGACTTCAACCAGTCCTGGGAAGCCTACAAGGCTGGCTTTGGAGATCTCCAAGGTGGGTGTTTCCAGATGGCCAGAGGCACAAAGGGAGGAGGGGCATGGAGGTGGGTCCCCATCTCACCCATTTGCCTCTCCTACTGTAGGAGAGTTCTGGCTGGGCCTGGAGAAGGTGCACCAGATCTTGGGGGACCGCGGCAGCCGTCTGGCTGTGCAGCTGAAGGACTGGGAGGGTAATGCCGAGTCGCTGCAGTTCCCCGTCCACCTGGGTGGCGAAGACACGGCCTACAGCCTACAGCTCACCGCACCCGTGGCCAGCAAGCTGGGTGCCATCACTGTCACACCCAGCGGCCTCTCCTTGCCCTTCTCTACCTGGGACCAGGACCACGACCTCCACGGGGACAAGAACTGTGCCAAGAGCCTCTCTGGTAAGCGAGCCCTGTCCCTCCCCGTCTTGCCTACCGGGGCAtccccttcctgcctttcttcttccctgcCCTGCCTTCAGCCCCAGTTCCATCCGTTCCCATCTTCTGCTGACTTGCTTCATGCCCTTGGGCAACTGACTTATCCTCTCCCaccttcagttttcccatctttaaaatgggtacAACCATCGTGCCCACTTCATAGGATTATTATGAACATTCAATGAGATGACATTTGTGGGTTGGTGGCTGGCATGTGGCAAAGCCACCAAGACAAACCCCATCATGTTCTAATGAAATCAGAGGCAGAGCCCGGGCCCTGCGAAGTGAAACATATCAAACTGCCTTTCAGTGGGTCAAAAATGATGGCATACAGGtcatttcatatggttcaatctAATATAAATTGATGAGAAATGACAGTTACAAAGTCTTGAATGAATGTTGGCCATGTATCAGGTGCAGAGAAGTAACTTGCCACGGTCACAGATGTGAAAGGTATGGTCACTGGGCTGGCGGGGCCAGAGTCCCCGAGGCTCCTCTGGCACAATCTGGGGTTCTTTGGAATTCCATATGACAACCACTGCCAAAGCCCTCCCGTCTGACCAATGCCTAGCTTCttcctcagcccagcccagccccaggagaGGCCCAAGGACCTTGCCTGACCATGTTTCCTTTACTCTGACCTTGGCAGGTGGCTGGTGGTTCGGTACCTGTGACCACTCCAACCTGAATGGCCAGTACTTCCGCTCCATGCCACGGCAGCGGCAGCAACGTAAGAAGGGCATCTTCTGGAAGACCTGGCGGGGCCGCTACTACCCGCTGCAGGCCACCACCATGCTGATCCAGCCCACAGTGGCCGAAGCAGCCTCCTAGCCTCCTTGCTGGGGCCTATTCCCAGGCTCCTAGAGGACAGTAACTCTGACTCTGGCCCAGCATGTGGCCATTCCCTGCCTGGGCAGGGGCCATCTGGAACCTCGTGGACAGAGAAGAAGCCCATGACTGGAGAGGCCCCCTTTCTGAGTGGGGGGCTACAGGCGATATTCTCTGGAGGACAGAACTGCAGGGCTTCAGGACACAGACCCCACAAGCGTGGGACCAAGGGGCATTGAGGCCTGCTCCTCGCCTGTCCGAGGAGTGGGAGACGCAGAGGGACCAGGAGCAACCAGGCTGGCCCTCAATGGCGAATTCAGTCACATTGACTGGCTGGGGCCCAGCGCCTCACGGTGCTGTTGTATGCGGGCGCTGTGGGTTGAGCCGGCGCCATAGTGTTTGGGTGGAGCTCGCACAACTCTTGGAATAAAAGCAACCTCAGAACATGTTGTTCTTCTTTGTccttcaatttgtttttaaaaagtggacagTTTCAAAGTCCACGTAAACATGTTACTAGGGTGGAGGCTGAAGACTCCCAGATCTCTTAAGGACAACACTGGTAATCCCCACCACTCCGACAACTGATTTTCATCTCCTTCATTTATTATTCCACGATGTGTATCTCATTTTtagtttcaaaattataaaacaaggggcggccggttggctcactggttagagtgcagtgctcataacaccaaggtcgccagttcgattcccacatgggccagtgagctgcgccctccacaactagattgaaaacgacttgacttggagctgatgggtcctggaaaaacacaccgttctccaatattccccaataaaaattttttaaaaattacaaaacgaAACCCTCATTCAATCCCTCTGGAAGCAGGTAACAGAGAAAATGAGAACCCCTTCTTGATCATACTTATACATGAAGCATGATTAACTTTTTAAGTGTCCCACCAGCTGACAGAACTGTGAGTcgcatgtttaattttttttctagcagtcccagtttttaaaaagtaaaaacagaaacaaaaaaaagaaaaagaaacaggtgaaatgaattttagaaatattttattgaaccCAATGTATCAAAAATACTATTCCTGTTTCAACATGTGATCAATATAAAAGTAGTTAATGAGATATTTGACATTGCTTTTTGAACTAAGTCTTTGGactctggtgtgtattttatgcTTACGGCCCATCTCAATTTGGACCAACCATATTTTAAGGGTTCAATAATCACAGAGGCCAATGGCTACCATATTTGGACAGCCCAGCTCTGGTGTGTACATTAATGCAGTGTTTTGGGTAAATTCTTCACATTCTTTGCCACATCTgtgtaagtttttgtttaaatttgctttaaaaatacatatataaggggtggccagttagctcagttggttagagcatggtgctgataacactaagtttgccggttcgatccccacatgggccactatgaactgcgccctctaaaatatatatatatatatatatatatatatatacacacacacatatgtatacatatatatatatataaattcaactaatatttatcgAGCACGTGCTACATGGCAAACCCTGTACTAAGTGCTTGGAATACTCTAGTGAGAGAAAAGTCCCAAACTTACTGTTAAAGCCCCTGCCATTACAGATAGGGTGACCTATAATTGATTGTCCAGACTGAGACACTTAAGAGTGAAAGGGAGTGTACTGTTAATAGTTAAGCCATATGACAGTATAAAGCAGCTCCCAGGCATATGAGGACCGATTGacttagtttttaaaagtgtaaacATAGCTCCACCACATACGAGAAACCAATATCACCTCCCATAAGCAGGTTAGTAAAActaaagtcaaaaataaaacaatgccaATGATTTCAAATACCAGCTAGAAAACTGATCTGTGATACGTAGTGGCTGCCCCTGGAAGGGTGGAGTGGGGATTGACTGGGAGGGGACATGATGGAAATTTCCTGAGTTACAGTGATATTCTGACCCTTAATAGAGGTGGATTATTCCGGTGTATGCCTCTGTCTCAGCAAGCATCcccttaagatttgtgcatttcattgtatgtaaattttatcttcaaagaaaagagacaaagagcCATAAACAAATACTGAA comes from Rhinolophus ferrumequinum isolate MPI-CBG mRhiFer1 chromosome 18, mRhiFer1_v1.p, whole genome shotgun sequence and encodes:
- the ANGPTL4 gene encoding angiopoietin-related protein 4; its protein translation is MRCAPTAGAALVLCAATAGFLSAQGHPAPPEPPQRFASWDEMNVLAHGLLQLGHGLREHVERTRGQLGALERRLSACGAACEEPRASAAPPNVPASLFPGGETAPETLRSLQTQLKAQNNRIEQLFQKVAQQQRHLEKQHLRIQNLQSQVGLLAPKHLDHRVTKPARRKRLPKMAQLVGPAHNISHPHRLPRDCQELFEDGERQSGLFQIQPQGSLPFLVNCKMTSDGGWTVIQRRQDGSVDFNQSWEAYKAGFGDLQGEFWLGLEKVHQILGDRGSRLAVQLKDWEGNAESLQFPVHLGGEDTAYSLQLTAPVASKLGAITVTPSGLSLPFSTWDQDHDLHGDKNCAKSLSGGWWFGTCDHSNLNGQYFRSMPRQRQQRKKGIFWKTWRGRYYPLQATTMLIQPTVAEAAS